GTGAACACGTCTGCAGCCGCGAGTGCGTCGCGCTTGGCCTGCTCGGGGGCGTAGGGCAGCACGCGGATGCGCGCCTGATCGGCGGCGGGTAGCCGGGCGTGGAAGTGTGTGAATTGATCGAGCGGCGCGCCGATCAGCGCGAGCGTGGCATCGCTACCCTGCGCCCACAGCCGCTGCATGGCCTGCACCGCCGGGATGGCGCCCTTGTCGTAGGCCAGTGCGCCAATGTACAGCACCAGCGGGCCGGCGATCTGCTGCTCGGCGCGGAAGCGTGCGCCATCGCCGCCCAGCACCTCGGCGGGCGTGACACCCACGCCGATGCGGCGCATGATCGTGCGCGGCACCCCGCGCTGGGCCAGCGCATCGGCCTCGAGCCCGGTCATGGTGATCACACGCTGGCTGCGCGCCAGCAGATCGACCTGGTGGCGCATGGCGTAGTAGCGCAGCAGCGAATCGTCGCCGGGCGAGCCGATATGCACGAACGGCGTGCAGATGAACGGGGTGCTAGTGCGCCGCGCGTGCTCGAACACCGGCACCACCGCGAAGTCGAGCGTAATATTGGTGGCATGGATCAGGTCGAAGCGCACGGCGGCCAGCGCGCGCGGCAAGCCGGGCAGGCGCGGCGTGAGCATGGCCATCCGGCGCAGCAGCGCTGTGCTGCCGGGCAGGCGCGCGAGCTCGACCATCAGGCGGCGCAGGATCGGGTAGGCGATCGGCGGGCCGGGCAGGCGCCACACCGGCAGGCGTACGATCTGCACGCCGTTGTGGGTTTGCTCAAGCACCTCGATGCGGCGCTTGCGCGCGTCCCAGAAGAACTCGAGGTCGTAGGCATCGGTGGCCAGCACAGTAACGCGGTGGCCCTCGCGCACCAGGCGCTCGCCGACCTCGGCGAAGTAGCGCGCCGCGCCCGAGGCGACCGGGTGGTAGAGCTGGACGACGTGCAGGAAGTGCATGGTTGCGATTGTATCACGGATCCTTAACTCTCTTGGATCCTGCTCTCGGAAGTGAAGAATGATCTTTCTAAGTACCTTCGCCTCGCCGAGCAAGAAGCGATCGTGATTACGCGGCACGGCAAACCGGCTGGTATCTTGGCTTCGAGTCTGAGGATGCGTGGTTCGAGTACCGCTTGGAGCACGATCCGCGCTTTCTCAAACGGATCGAAGAAGCGCGTGCGAATATTCAAGCAAAGCGCGGCACTCGCCTAGAGGATATTTCAGAGTAGCACTTGAACCCGCTCGTGTTCCTGCTACCTAGAGGGATCGTGTCCTATTCAAATAACCACAAAGATCACGCAGGCGGTGATGAATTAAGCGGATCTTCGGGCCTTTGGTGTGCTTTGTAGTAAGAAGGCTACGCCTATTCGCAAGGTATTGGTTCTATGGACAAAACTTTTCAAATACAGCCGCGAAGAACGTGTACCACCAAGACACCAAGGCACCAAGGGCTTCAGGATGCGCTACCATCGTGGTGTCTTCGTGCCTTGAATGAAGGAAGATGGTTTCTCTATCCGAAATGTCTTACAACTTACCTTTGCAGACAGCAGCCTTTGAGATCACGCAGTGTACGATCGACGCGATTGCCTTCTTTTCTCTCTACTCAGCGTCCAATGATGCGATCGAGCACCCCCGATCGGAGCAGCGCTTGGGTGAAGGCGGCAGCAGAATGACAGGCATAGGCTGTCCAACTGTCGTCGCGCCGAAAGCCTACAATATCACTAATACCGCGAACTGCTAGAATAGGGTATTCGCGATTATTGCGGCGAGCAGCCTGATATACCCCGCCAAGTTCCATCTCGACCGCTTGAGTCTGGCGTGCGAACTGCTGCCAGTCGGCTAGTAACTGTGTGTCCTTAACGAGCTGATTGCCGGTGGCGATCGAGCCGGTGACAACTGTTGGGTTTCTAGCCTTACTCGTGGCACCGAAATGATGCTGTAGGCTCTTCCTCACTCGATTTTGCCAACCCTCGTCGCCATAGAAATTCTTGTCCTCTATATCGACAGGCGGCCGTGGGAATCCAATCTTCTGTTTAGTATTCCATCCTCGCAATATGCCTGTGAGCGCCGGGAGCTGGGCCAGATATGTTTGTAACTGCCTATGCATTCCAGCCCCTACTGCCCCGTACTGCGTGTTACCGCCCTCAATTGCGGCCTGGACGCTAAAATCCGTCAAGCTCGTGGCCACAACCACATCCCCGAGAGTAAATTCCTGCGCCGGAACGCCGCCAGCGATGCCTACGAGCACAAA
The sequence above is drawn from the Candidatus Kouleothrix ribensis genome and encodes:
- a CDS encoding glycosyltransferase family 4 protein yields the protein MHFLHVVQLYHPVASGAARYFAEVGERLVREGHRVTVLATDAYDLEFFWDARKRRIEVLEQTHNGVQIVRLPVWRLPGPPIAYPILRRLMVELARLPGSTALLRRMAMLTPRLPGLPRALAAVRFDLIHATNITLDFAVVPVFEHARRTSTPFICTPFVHIGSPGDDSLLRYYAMRHQVDLLARSQRVITMTGLEADALAQRGVPRTIMRRIGVGVTPAEVLGGDGARFRAEQQIAGPLVLYIGALAYDKGAIPAVQAMQRLWAQGSDATLALIGAPLDQFTHFHARLPAADQARIRVLPYAPEQAKRDALAAADVFTMPSRTDTFGIVYLEAWCYGLPVVGARAGGVPDVIDDGEDGLLVPFGDAEATAAAIGRLLRDRDLAHRLGAAGQAKLLRQFTWDRIYAQVRAVYSELVPLEL